From a region of the Arachis ipaensis cultivar K30076 chromosome B09, Araip1.1, whole genome shotgun sequence genome:
- the LOC107614966 gene encoding uncharacterized protein LOC107614966 — MADKENPQLSQDDLLAQITELQAEVRRIAELSTQNNGENSKGSAQSAADPLNIVPPKEKLTLDNPFSEEITNYQMPKNFTLPSALEPYKGFGDPRAHVKKFQSMMFFNGPNNEPVLCRAFPTYLDGAALLWFSKLSAGSISSFEDLARSFIDYFAASRIYVHGSDFLGTIKQGQHESLKDYMTRFADATMEIQDLDPAVHLHALKAGLRPGKFRETIAITKPKTLEEFRERAAGQMEIEELREAQKSDKQPHWRDEERTFRSPGNRDTKKPPKPASKYNTYTRFNTRRENIIREILNARIIKPPARAGNYQDQRFVDKTKHCAFHRKFGHTTDDCIVAKDLLERLACRGLLDKYIETRKGRGGNSDRAEHKQATADDKKERTTPDPPRGVINHISGGFAGGGETSSARKRSYRAMLAIEGTIQPKKDKEPDVTISFSQTDFKSASPNLDDPVVISIQVGELLVRKTLLDPGSSADVLFYSTFTKMKLSEKLIQPSSGELIGFSGERVPIMGHIWLKTTMGEILMTKSIDIQYLIVNCYSPYNIILGRPALNIFRAVVSTLHLCVKFPVQENKIATVYADHQEARQCYHAGLKPVQTKQEARPQIQAIQTSANTATLADLDPREDLGERPRPMDNLQQVTLTSDDKQCTYVGEALEGADRAKLIHILRQNADLFAWTPDDMPGINPEVICHKLAIDKTVRPVAQKKRNLGEEKKQAALEETQKLLNAGFIKEIRFTTWLSNVVMVMPFGLKNAGATYQRLMDKVFQ, encoded by the exons ATGGCTGACAAGGAAAATCCACAACTCTCACAGGATGACCTCCTGGCTCAGATCACTGAGCTTCAGGCGGAGGTACGGAGGATAGCCGAGCTCTCAACACAAAATAATGGAGAGAATTCCAAGGGCTCGGCTCAAAGCGCGGCGGACCCTTTAAACATCGTCCCGCCAAAGGAAAAGCTCACACTCGACAACCCCTTTTCCGAGGAGATCACGAATTACCAGATGCCAAAAAACTTTACGCTGCCCTCCGCGCTGGAGCCGTACAAGGGGTTCGGCGACCCCCGAGCCCATGTGAAGAAGTTCCAATCGATGATGTTCTTCAACGGCCCGAACAATGAGCCCGTCCTCTGTCGAGCATTTCCCACTTACCTAGATGGTGCAGCGTTACTCTGGTTTTCTAAACTTTCTGCAGGTTCGATCTCCTCCTTTGAAGACCTCGCCAGATCATTTATTGATTACTTCGCTGCATCAAGAATATATGTACATGGCTCGGACTTTCTCGGCACCATCAAACAAGGTCAGCACGAGAGTCTGAAAGACTACATGACCAGATTCGCTGACGCCACTATGGAGATCCAAGACTTGGACCCGGCCGTTCACCTGCACGCTCTCAAGGCCGGCCTCAGACCTGGCAAATTTCGGGAGACCATTGCCATAACAAAACCAAAGACGCTAGAGGAATTCCGAGAAAGGGCGGCTGGGCAAATGGAGATCGAAGAACTCCGAGAAGCCCAGAAATCAGACAAACAGCCACATTGGAGAGATGAGGAAAGGACTTTCAGATCACCAGGCAACAGGGACACAAAGAAACCTCCTAAGCCCGCGTCAAAGTACAACACATACACCAGATTTAACACCAGAAGAGAGAACATCATCAGAGAGATCCTCAACGCCAGAATCATAAAACCACCAGCCCGAGCAGGGAACTACCAGGATCAACGATTCGTGGACAAGACAAAACATTGTGCCTTCCACCGAAAGTTCGGTCATACCACAGATGACTGCATCGTTGCGAAGGACCTCCTGGAAAGACTAGCATGCCGAGGTCTCCTGGACAAATACATTGAAACCCGGAAGGGCAGAGGAGGAAACTCGGACAGGGCAGAGCATAAGCAAGCAACGGCTGACGACAAAAAAGAGAGGACGACTCCTGATCCGCCAAGAGGAGTCATCAACCACATATCGGGAGGATTTGCAGGCGGAGGAGAAACAAGCTCGGCCAGGAAGCGGAGCTATAGAGCAATGCTGGCAATCGAAGGAACCATACAACCAAAGAAGGACAAAGAACCAGACGTCACAATATCCTTCAGCCAAACAGACTTCAAATCAGCAAGCCCTAACCTCGACGACCCCGTGGTAATTTCCATCCAGGTCGGAGAGCTGTTGGTAAGAAAAACATTGTTAGATCCAGGTAGTAGTGCTGACGTTTTATTTTACTCTACTTTTACTAAAATGAAATTATCAGAAAAACTGATACAACCCTCCTCTGGAGAGCTAATTGGGTTCTCCGGAGAGAGAGTCCCAATCATGGGACACATATGGCTAAAGACCACAATGGGAGAGATCCTTATGACAAAATCAATTGATATTCAATATTTAATAGTAAACTGTTACAGCCCTTATAATATTATACTTGGGAGACCCGCACTGAACATATTCAGGGCAGTGGTGTCCACATTACATCTGTGTGTCAAGTTTCCAGTGCAGGAAAACAAGATCGCCACGGTATATGCAGACCATCAGGAAGCTCGGCAATGCTATCACGCGGGCCTAAAACCAGTCCAAACAAAACAAGAAGCTCGGCCCCAGATCCAAGCCATCCAAACTTCTGCCAACACAGCGACACTGGCCGATCTTGACCCAAGAGAAGACCTCGGCGAAAGACCTCGGCCAATGGACAATCTTCAACAAGTAACACTGACATCAGATGACAAACAATGCACATATGTTGGAGAAGCATTAGAAGGGGCAGACCGAGCAAAACTCATTCACATACTGCGTCAGAacgccgacctcttcgcatggacgcCAGATGACATGCCAGGAATCAACCCAGAGGTCATCTGCCACAAGCTAGCAATCGACAAAACAGTCCGACCAGTTGCACAGAAGAAAAGAAATCTCGgagaagagaaaaagcaagcagcaCTCGAAGAAACCCAGAAGCTCCTCAATGCAGGTTTCATCAAAGAGATTCGCTTCACCACATGGTTGTCcaacgtggtaatg gtaatgccatttggcctaAAGAATGCAGGTGCGACATATCAAAGGCTAATGGACAAGGTGTTCCAATAG